The nucleotide window TTAGAATTCCAATAATATTGTTAATTCGTCTAGTGTTCTTTTTCGGATGTGAATCATATTGCTGATTGTAAAATTTCAGTATCAAATATACAAAAAAGTAGTGTTGCAATTTTTAGGCTTAAGTTTTGAAGGTTTCGCAAAAGAAATAGCTTCCACAAAAAGCAAAACGATAGCAAAGGCTTTAGAAAGGATATCTTTTTTGTACTTTTGCTTCTTCAATGGAAAATATGGAAGAAGAACAAGTAATATTAGTTAATGAATTAGATCAGCAGATTGGTTTAATGCCTAAGTTGGAAGCACATGAAAGAGCCATTTTACATCGTGCTTTTTCTGTTTTTATTTTAAATGACAAAAATGAGATTATGCTCCAACAAAGAGCACATCACAAATATCATTCCCCTTTATTATGGACAAATACTTGTTGCAGTCATCAGAGAGATGGTGAAACAAATATTCAAGCCGGTAGCCGAAGATTGTATGAGGAAATGGGGTTTAAAGCGGAATTAAAAGAACTTTTCCATTTTATTTACAAAGCTCCATTCGATAACGGATTGACCGAACATGAGTTGGATCACGTTATGATTGGTTATTATAATGACGAGCCAATAATTAATCCTGAGGAAGTAGAAGATTGGAAATGGATGAAAATTGAAGATGTTCAAAATGATATGCTTGAAAATCCTGATGATTACACGGTTTGGTTTAAAATTATTTTTGATGAATTTTATCATTTTTTAGAAGAACATACGATTTAAGATTGCAGATTTCTAATTTTAGATTTTTGATCTGAAATCTAAAGTCTAAAAACCCAAAATCATAAATATAAAACTCCATGAAAGTAACCCTGTCCAGAAAAGCACATTTTAACGCAGCACACCGTTTGTACCGAAAAGATTGGACTTTCGAGCAAAACGATGCTATTTTTGGCAAATGTAATAACCCTAATTTTCACGGTCATAATTATGAATTGATTGTAAGTGTTACGGGTGAGATCGATAAAGAAACCGGTTACGTATTGGATGTGAAATTTCTAACCGATATTATAAAGGAAGAAGTTGAAGACCAATTTGATCATAAGAATTTGAATTTGGATGTACCCGAATTTCAAGATTTGAATCCAACCGCCGAGAATATTGTAGTGGTGATTTGGAATAAAATCAGAAAAAAAGTAAAACCGGAATTGGATTTGGAAGTGGTTCTTTATGAAACACCGCGCAATTTTGTAACCTATAGAGGAGAATAGATGCAACTGAAAGTAGGGGACAAAATTCCAAATTTTAAGGTCAAAGACACAAATGGGAATGATTTTGACAGTCAGGAAATGATTGGACAAAAACCTTTGGTTATTTATTTTTATCCAAAGGACAATACACCTGGCTGTACAGTTCAAGCCTGTGGTTTCAGGGATCAATACGAGGATTTCACGGATTTGGGTGCTGAAGTAATCGGGATTAGCAGTGATAGTGTTGAGTCGCATCAAAAATTTACTCAACAATTCCGGTTGCCTTTTACACTTTTATCAGATTCGGATAAGAAAATAAGAAAGCTTTTTGGTGTTCCTCCGGATTGGTTTGGGATATTGCCAGGAAGGGCCACTTATGTTGTTGATAAGGCCGGAACTATTATTATGATTTTTGATAGTGTTAAGGCGGAGCAACATATTCAAAAGGCTTTGGAGGCGATTAAGACATTGAAGTAGCTTATGAAGCAATTAAAAATTTGTCTTTTGGTGATTGTAAAAAAGCAGAATGTTGCCTTTTAGCCCCGATAGTAGTGGAAATCCTTGTGTGCCGGGGTTCGGCACATAAGATTGCAACGGATAGCGGTAGGATACTTGTGTAAAATTCAAATCTCCCTGCTCCAAAAAAATAAAAAAAACTCTAGTTGAAAAAACAAAAAACAAAAATAAAAAATGAGTGCAGAATTATACCCATTGCAGTTTGATGCAATCCTCAAAGAAAGAATTTGGGGTGGTGAAAAATTAAAAACGATTTTGAATAAACCAATTACATCCAAAATTACTGGGGAAAGTTGGGAATTGTCTACGGTTGAAGGCGATGTGAGCGTTGTGGCAAACGGTGCTTACAAAGGAAAAGCTTTGACTGAGTTAATCAATGAATTTCCAAATGAAATTCTTGGAACTGCTGTTTACAAAAGATTTGGGAATCAATTTCCATTGTTGTTTAAATATTTGGATGCCCGTGAAGATTTGTCGATTCAGGTACATCCGAATGATGAATTGGCTAAAGCGCGTCATAATTCATTTGGTAAAACTGAAATGTGGTATGTTATGCAGGCTGATGCCGATGCCAGAATTATTGTTGGGTTCAAAGAAGATTCCAGCCGTGAGGAATACTTGGAAAATCTGAATAATAAAACCCTAACAAATATTCTTGATGGTATAAAAGCGAAACCGGGAGATGTGTTCTTCTTGGAGACTGGAACGGTTCATGCTATTGGGGCGGGATTGGTTATTGCTGAAATTCAGCAAACTTCAGATATTACTTATCGTTTATACGATTTTGATAGAAAGGATGCTCAGGGAAATACTAGAGAACTTCATGTTGACTTGGCATTGGATGCTATAAATTACAAAAAAGTTGATACCTATAAAGAATATTCCAAAGAGCAAAATCAATCAAATACAGTGGTTGATTGTCCTTATTTTACAACTAATTTTATTCCATTGGAAGGCGAAAAACAGGTTGCGGGTTCAGGATTGTCTTTTACGGTGTTTATGTGTATTGAAGGTTCGTTTGAATTAGAATACAATGGTGTGTCTAATAAATACATACAAGGAGATACAGTGCTTGTTCCGGCAGGATTGAAAAACTATAATTTGAAGGGAAAAGCTTCTGTTTTAGAAATTTACATTTCATAGATGTAAAAAAATATTTTTTATAGGTCATCTATGTTATCACTTTTTGTTTAAAGGTGTTTATCTCACAATAATTTATTTTCATCGGTGTTCGATGATTATTCAATTGTTTTGCAACAAACTGTTTTTGTGGCGATTTCATAGCAAGTAATACAAAGATTATATGTACTTTTGCAAGCGCAAATTAAATATTATAAAAAATGGCAAACGTTAAGAATTTAAAGAAAGACATCAATTACGTTTTAGGGGATATTATTGAAGCAGTTTACCTGTATGAAATTACTACAGGAGGAAAACCAACTGATGAAACAAATGCATTGATTGACGAAGCTATTGGTGTTTTTGATGCTTTAATTACTAAAGTGAACGCTAAAAACGTTGAAAACAAGAAGGCACATTTCAAACAAATAAATGTAGAATTGGAACAAGCTGCTAATCAATTGATTGCTAAAATCAACGATTTGTAGTAAAAAAAAGGGCAAAAAAGTTCGAATTTATTTTGGAAAAATGAAATTCGGACTTATATTTGCACCCGTAATGAGGCCGATGTAGCTCAGCTGGCTAGAGCAGCTGATTTGTAATCAGCAGGTCGTGGGTTCGAGTCCCTCTATCGGCTCAAAAAACTATCTATTCTTTAGGTGGTTTTTTATTTAAATTGACGAACATTACAAAACATATTGAATGCCGATGTAGCTCAGCTGGCTAGAGCAGCTGATTTGTAATCAGCAGGTCGTGGGTTCGAGTCCCTCTATCGGCTCAATAGAAAACCATCTAACTTTTGTTAGGTGGTTTTTTGTTTTAATAAAAAAATGGTCACGTATAACACGTGTTGAACGGATTTTTCGCGGATTTAATCTCTTTAGGTTTAATTCCTCAAAGCTCTGCTTCGGTTTTTTTTGCCATAGATTCACAGATTAAAAAAGGATTTTTAAAAATCTATAAATCTTAGGTTACTATTTAGCTAATACCTCTGGGGATCTGCCCCGAGGTAGTTTATTTTGTAATGTTGTTTAAATTCTTTGTGGGCTTTGCGATTAAGTTAAAGTCAAAAAAAAACCGCCCTTTTCAAAGACGGTTTAGATGAGGTAAGTAAATCTTAATTGTTTTTTTCGCTTTCTTTTATTGCATTAACATATTTAGTTAATTTTTTACCATAAAATGAGTTGGCTACTTTTGGTGTCATTGATTTTTGGATAGTATCAAGGTATTTGATGTTGATATCATAAATTTCGGCCAAAGCAATATAAGGAGATACTTCGTGATCTTTATGGTTTACTGCAAAATTGGTTGCATAAAGGTATTTACGTTTAATATTGTTTTCTTGTAAAGCGTTTAAACTGTCTAGTGCTTTTGTGTTTTTGAATTTTAAAGCTTTAAATTTTTTCTCGATCAAACTTAGATTTTCATCCGTAAAACGGGAGTTTACTTTTTTGTATTCTTCATATAATTCCTGATTTTTTGAACCGGTTATTTTTGCACTTGTGATGAACGAATCTAAGTTCGTGTCGATATTGATTGTTCCTGGTTCTGCAAAAAACATAATGTTGTTGTCAAGTGAGTTGGTAACACCTCTGTCAAGATATAAGTAAAGCATTTCGGGTGATTTCAAATCAATGTTGCTTTCAAAAGCAGAATTTCCATCTATTTTGATACTGTCTATTGCGACAAGGGAAGAATCAGCATACCTCTGAATGTACAAAGTACCTTCCTTTAATCCTTTTACGTTTCCTGTGATATGCAGGTTTGTTTTAGATTCATTTTTGTTACAGGCAACCAAAAGGATTAATGCAGCAAAAGCAATAATTGAATTTTTCATGTGTTAATGTTTATTGTTTTTAATAGGTCACATGTAATTCGCATATCATCATTGGTATTATGACCAATTTGCAGTCATGCTTATTTCATGTGTAAATAATAATTTGTTTTTTGAAAACATAAAAACACAATTTGTTCGAATTGAATGATCGCGATTTTAGTTTTGTTTATTTTTGGCGCAAAATAAAGAAAATAGTTTGAATAATGGTTTTAATGGAAATGAATTTAAAAAAAAATCCCATTCGCTGAGACGAATGGGATTTTGTATGGGTTTGTTAAGATTATCCTTTTAGCCAGGCTTCTCTCAAAGTTGCTTTTGAGCTATCTGTTGCTTCAAGGCCATCAGTATCAATATAAGGGAATTTTACAGCTCCTTTGATTACTTCCTCTTTTCCGTCACGTTTGATTTTTATAGAAATCGGATCGTTTTCTTTCCATTTTTGACTTTCACTGATCATGTCATAAATATTGTCCAGCGAATAAGCTTTGTCATTGATGGAAACAATTCTGTCTCCTCCTTTTAAGCCTAATGTAGTATAGAAAATATTCAATTCTTTGTCAGGAGCAATAAAGATTTCTTTGTTTGATCTGTCAACGCCAATATATGGAACTTGTCCTTTCAGAAATATTCCTTCAGGTGTTTTTTTGGTAACTTTTGTTACTCCCACTTTTACTAAATAGTCATAATATGGAATTGGAGTTGGGCCAGATACATATTTGGTTAAGAATTCACCAACTTCAGGATAAGTTAATGATGTAATTTTTGCAAATAAATCGGCATCATTAAATGGTTTTGAAACTCCGTACTCTGTTGATAGTTGATGCATCAAATCCAAAATTCCTCTTTTTCCTTCGCTTTTTTCTCTAATTATAATATCAACGCACATTCCAATCAAAGCTCCTTTTTGATATACATTTAAGTATTGGTCTTTATAAGGTTCTGTAAGTACATTGGCACTCATAGTGGTAAATGGCATAGTGTCATTCATGGCTTTGGCGCTTTCTATTTTTTCGGACAGGCGAGAATAGAAGGCGTCTTCTTTTATCAATCCTTGATTGATTTGGAAAAGATTGGCAAAATATTCGGTTACACCTTCATACATCCATAAATGCTGAGACATTTTTGGCGCATTATAATCAAAATATTGAATTTCTTTAGAGTGTATTGTCAACGGTGTTACAATATGGAAAAATTCATGAGAAACAATATCTTTTAATTGTTCAACCAGTTCATCTTTTGGCATCATTTCGGGCATAACCACTGTTGTTGCTGTTGGATGTTCCAATGCTCCAAAACCTTTCGCATCAGTAGGGGCCATAGAAGAAAGGTAAATAATAACAGTGTATTTTTTTGTTGAATTGATTTTGCCCAAAAATGTTTTTTGAGCAGTCATCATGGTTTTCATCTCTGGCGTTATGCTTTCTGCCGTGAATTTTCCAGTAGGAGAGTAAACAGCAATTTGAATATCCATACCATCTACCGTAAAAGTTGTGTAGTCGGGTTTTGAATACATGATTGGGTTTTCCAATAACTCTGAGTAAAGAGGCATTTCAAAAACATCTGTTGTTGAAGAACCATCTTTGTCAATCATTGAAGTTGCTCCCCAAAGATTTGCAGGATGCGTTACAGTAACTTTATATGGACTTTCCTTTTTGTCTTGAAAATAGCCAACAAAACCATGTAAGTTTAACATAAAGTTTTTATTAGCATCTATATTGGTTCCGGCAGGAGAGAACACATCGTCTTTTCCAAAGCCTCGACCTTTTTCAGTGTCGAAGGTGTCGTTTACTAAATAGGTGATTTTTGCTAAAGTGTTTGCTTTTTTGATAGACCATGTGTTGTCATCGGATTTGGTAACAGTCAATAAGTTTCCTTTTGCATCATAAGCTTTGAAATCGGCAACATATTTTCCGTAATCATCTTCCGAATAAGTTCCAGGAACTGTTTTTGGAAGGCTATAAATGGTTTCATCTGTTTTGATTTTTGGAGCTTTTACGGTTACCAAAACTTGGTCGTCTTTTACATCAGTAAGATTGATGTTGACTTCAATTGCTTCTTTTTTTTGTTCTACAGAGTGTGTAGTGCTAGCTTTACTTGTCCACAGTAGAGAAGAAAAAGCAAATGCGAAGATTATTTTTTTCATTTTGTTAATGTTTGTTTTGTCAATTAGTATTTCAATGTCAAAAAATGTTACAAATGGATTTAGACATTAAAGAAGTTATTATAAGAACCTGTTTAAATTTTATCTAATTATTTTGTTACGTTTCTTTTTGGTTACAAATGCGTTAAATTTTGCAAAGATAGTCTCAGCTATCTTTGCAAAATTTGCCTTTTCACTCAAAAATAAGCGGTAACAATTCTAAAATATAAAACTTAAACAGGCTCTAAAAAAAACTCCCGAAATTCGGGAGTTTTATAACGTTGGTTAGTCTAGTTTGTTTTTTATATAATATTTGCCGTCTAAATCGTCATCAAAATCGTCGATTTTAAGAGGTTTTGGTTTAGGTTTACTTGCAATAGCTTTCTTTTTCCACATTTCAAATTTTTCAACGGGCATCTTCTTTTTCATAATTTCAAGAACCTCTTTCTCTGCTAATCCAAATTCTTTTTTGATAATTTCAAATGGATTTTTTTCTTCTTGGGCTAATATCATCAGTCTTTCTGTTTGTTCCCAAGTTAATTCTTTGCGGTTACTCTTTTTCATCACGTGAAAATTAATTCTATTTTGTTTTAATTATTAATAAATCGGATTTTAATCTTATACCAATATTAATAAAAAAAATTATTACTTTTTATTTTAAGTAAAAAAAATATTCAAATTTTAATTCCTTTCAGATTCGCTGTGTTTTTAAAAGGAGAAGCTGATTTATACTCACATTTACTGTTTTTTTTGTGTGTTATAGTTTCAACAGTTTTAATGCTAATTTTATTCAATCGTTCGAAAGGTTAGATTTATTCTTGGACCAATTGGTTTTGATGTTTTTGGAATTTGGTGTTTCCAAAAATGCTGTGTAGTGCCCTTCATTAACAGTAAACTGCCATTCTCTAAAATAATATTCTTTTTTTGGGAGACATCAATATTGTGTTTCAATTGAAAGTTGCGTTTGGCTCCCAAACTTAGTGATGCAATTGTAGGATTGGTACCTAATTCCTTTTCGTTGTCGGCGTGCCAACCGTTACTGTCTTTGCCGTCTCTGTAATAATTCAATAAAACGGTGGTGAAATTCGTTCCGGAAATAGCTTCGGCCATCGATTTTATTTTTTGCAAAGTCAATGTCCAGTAGTGAGGCTGCATAGTGATATTGGAATAGGAATAAGGTTTTCCTTCATTTCCATATAAAGCCGTTAATCGCGGTTGCAAATGTTTTTTGCCATAAACTGTAATTTCATCGTGTTGCCAAGGCGTTTTTTCTAGCAATTCCGTGAAAAGAGAATCAGCTTCTTCTTTTGAAAGAAAAGAGGGAAAGTAGATGATTTCGGCATCTGGCAGATTAAAATATATTGGCTCTGAGTGAAAAAGTGAATTCATTTTACAAAAATAAAGAGAAAAGCAAAATGTAGTATTTTGTTTTTCTCTTTAAATATATTGAGTTTATTAGTTTAAGCTTCTGAATGATCTTGTAATAAATTTTTATAAATAAAACCTGCAATAATAGCTCCTAAAATTGGGGCTACCCAAAACAGCCATACTTGGGATAATGGTTCGCCGCCTACAAAAACAGCCTGAGATAATGATCTTGCAGGATTTACAGAGGTATTTGTAATAGGAATACTGATCAAGTGTATAAGAGTAAGTCCCAGTCCAATAGCTATTCCGGCGAATTTTCCGTTGGCAAATTTATCAGTGGCACCAAGTATAATTAAAAGGAAGAATAAAGTCAGTACCAATTCGGCAATAAAAGCAGCCTGCATCGAATAGCCGTCGGGAGAAAAAGCACCATATCCATTTGATGCAAAAGCCCCGGCTTTTGTATTGTCTATCATAAAACCTGCTTTTCCGGAAGCAATTGTGAAAAGTGTTCCTGCAGCAGCAAAAGCACCAATGCATTGTGCTATAATGTACGGAATCAAATCTTTAGCTGGAAATCGGCCGCCAGCCCATAATCCGAAAGAAACTGCGGGATTAAAATGCCCTCCTGAAATATGTCCAACTGCATAGGCCATAGTCAAAACGGTTAATCCAAAAGCTAATGAAACTCCAACAAATCCAATTCCTAAGTTTGGTATGCCTGCAGCAAATAATGCACTTCCGCAACCTCCAAAAACCAACCAATATGTACCGAAAAATTCTGCAAAAAGTTTTTTCATGATAAAAAAATTAAGTTAATAGAATCGTTAATAGGTGAAAATGAATGAAAATAGTATTTCAATACAATGTCTTTAAAATTTAGTAAGAATTGTATGGATTACGAATTTATAAAAAATTAACAAGTAATTGTAATATTTGTTGTGTTTTATATTGATAATCAGTGGAGTTAGTATTTTTTGAAT belongs to Flavobacterium aquiphilum and includes:
- a CDS encoding 6-pyruvoyl trahydropterin synthase family protein — its product is MKVTLSRKAHFNAAHRLYRKDWTFEQNDAIFGKCNNPNFHGHNYELIVSVTGEIDKETGYVLDVKFLTDIIKEEVEDQFDHKNLNLDVPEFQDLNPTAENIVVVIWNKIRKKVKPELDLEVVLYETPRNFVTYRGE
- a CDS encoding type I phosphomannose isomerase catalytic subunit, which codes for MSAELYPLQFDAILKERIWGGEKLKTILNKPITSKITGESWELSTVEGDVSVVANGAYKGKALTELINEFPNEILGTAVYKRFGNQFPLLFKYLDAREDLSIQVHPNDELAKARHNSFGKTEMWYVMQADADARIIVGFKEDSSREEYLENLNNKTLTNILDGIKAKPGDVFFLETGTVHAIGAGLVIAEIQQTSDITYRLYDFDRKDAQGNTRELHVDLALDAINYKKVDTYKEYSKEQNQSNTVVDCPYFTTNFIPLEGEKQVAGSGLSFTVFMCIEGSFELEYNGVSNKYIQGDTVLVPAGLKNYNLKGKASVLEIYIS
- the aqpZ gene encoding aquaporin Z — its product is MKKLFAEFFGTYWLVFGGCGSALFAAGIPNLGIGFVGVSLAFGLTVLTMAYAVGHISGGHFNPAVSFGLWAGGRFPAKDLIPYIIAQCIGAFAAAGTLFTIASGKAGFMIDNTKAGAFASNGYGAFSPDGYSMQAAFIAELVLTLFFLLIILGATDKFANGKFAGIAIGLGLTLIHLISIPITNTSVNPARSLSQAVFVGGEPLSQVWLFWVAPILGAIIAGFIYKNLLQDHSEA
- the idi gene encoding isopentenyl-diphosphate Delta-isomerase, producing MEEEQVILVNELDQQIGLMPKLEAHERAILHRAFSVFILNDKNEIMLQQRAHHKYHSPLLWTNTCCSHQRDGETNIQAGSRRLYEEMGFKAELKELFHFIYKAPFDNGLTEHELDHVMIGYYNDEPIINPEEVEDWKWMKIEDVQNDMLENPDDYTVWFKIIFDEFYHFLEEHTI
- a CDS encoding DUF2805 domain-containing protein, with translation MKKSNRKELTWEQTERLMILAQEEKNPFEIIKKEFGLAEKEVLEIMKKKMPVEKFEMWKKKAIASKPKPKPLKIDDFDDDLDGKYYIKNKLD
- a CDS encoding DUF4369 domain-containing protein, producing MKNSIIAFAALILLVACNKNESKTNLHITGNVKGLKEGTLYIQRYADSSLVAIDSIKIDGNSAFESNIDLKSPEMLYLYLDRGVTNSLDNNIMFFAEPGTINIDTNLDSFITSAKITGSKNQELYEEYKKVNSRFTDENLSLIEKKFKALKFKNTKALDSLNALQENNIKRKYLYATNFAVNHKDHEVSPYIALAEIYDINIKYLDTIQKSMTPKVANSFYGKKLTKYVNAIKESEKNN
- a CDS encoding alpha-ketoglutarate-dependent dioxygenase AlkB family protein yields the protein MNSLFHSEPIYFNLPDAEIIYFPSFLSKEEADSLFTELLEKTPWQHDEITVYGKKHLQPRLTALYGNEGKPYSYSNITMQPHYWTLTLQKIKSMAEAISGTNFTTVLLNYYRDGKDSNGWHADNEKELGTNPTIASLSLGAKRNFQLKHNIDVSQKKNIILENGSLLLMKGTTQHFWKHQIPKTSKPIGPRINLTFRTIE
- a CDS encoding peroxiredoxin, which gives rise to MQLKVGDKIPNFKVKDTNGNDFDSQEMIGQKPLVIYFYPKDNTPGCTVQACGFRDQYEDFTDLGAEVIGISSDSVESHQKFTQQFRLPFTLLSDSDKKIRKLFGVPPDWFGILPGRATYVVDKAGTIIMIFDSVKAEQHIQKALEAIKTLK
- a CDS encoding peptidase M61 gives rise to the protein MKKIIFAFAFSSLLWTSKASTTHSVEQKKEAIEVNINLTDVKDDQVLVTVKAPKIKTDETIYSLPKTVPGTYSEDDYGKYVADFKAYDAKGNLLTVTKSDDNTWSIKKANTLAKITYLVNDTFDTEKGRGFGKDDVFSPAGTNIDANKNFMLNLHGFVGYFQDKKESPYKVTVTHPANLWGATSMIDKDGSSTTDVFEMPLYSELLENPIMYSKPDYTTFTVDGMDIQIAVYSPTGKFTAESITPEMKTMMTAQKTFLGKINSTKKYTVIIYLSSMAPTDAKGFGALEHPTATTVVMPEMMPKDELVEQLKDIVSHEFFHIVTPLTIHSKEIQYFDYNAPKMSQHLWMYEGVTEYFANLFQINQGLIKEDAFYSRLSEKIESAKAMNDTMPFTTMSANVLTEPYKDQYLNVYQKGALIGMCVDIIIREKSEGKRGILDLMHQLSTEYGVSKPFNDADLFAKITSLTYPEVGEFLTKYVSGPTPIPYYDYLVKVGVTKVTKKTPEGIFLKGQVPYIGVDRSNKEIFIAPDKELNIFYTTLGLKGGDRIVSINDKAYSLDNIYDMISESQKWKENDPISIKIKRDGKEEVIKGAVKFPYIDTDGLEATDSSKATLREAWLKG